A region from the Wolbachia endosymbiont of Folsomia candida genome encodes:
- a CDS encoding IS630 family transposase has translation MKKTFLYQERDEGKRKEFKEKVAKINKENLVFIDESGIDDNEFYAYGWAPKGKRLFAEKPAFKKKRISIIGALNQGKVGAPCAFEGYCNSELFEAYVENILIPELKIGQTVILDNASFHKSVKIRKLIENVGCNVLFLPPYSPDLNPYFYP, from the coding sequence ATAAAAAAAACCTTTCTTTATCAAGAGAGAGATGAAGGAAAACGTAAAGAATTCAAAGAAAAAGTAGCTAAAATAAACAAAGAAAACCTGGTATTTATAGATGAATCTGGAATTGATGACAACGAATTTTACGCATATGGATGGGCTCCGAAAGGGAAGAGATTGTTTGCTGAAAAACCTGCATTTAAGAAGAAAAGGATCAGTATTATTGGAGCTTTAAATCAGGGAAAAGTTGGTGCACCATGTGCATTTGAGGGATATTGCAACAGTGAACTTTTTGAGGCTTATGTTGAAAATATACTAATTCCTGAATTGAAAATTGGACAGACAGTCATCCTTGATAATGCAAGCTTCCATAAGTCCGTAAAAATTAGAAAACTGATTGAGAATGTAGGGTGTAACGTATTGTTTTTACCGCCATATTCACCGGATTTGAATCCTTACTTTTACCCATAA
- a CDS encoding IS630 transposase-related protein, which translates to MPKPYSEDLRERVLKVVDEKKMSMKAVSEMFSIDRKTLYWWRKRREETGSVKPAYGYQTGHRSKIKDMGSFFKFLEDNQDVTTDKVIEKFGNMCKETAYNYLKKAGYTYKKNLSLSRER; encoded by the coding sequence ATGCCAAAACCATACAGCGAAGATTTACGTGAACGTGTTTTAAAAGTGGTAGATGAGAAAAAAATGAGCATGAAAGCTGTGAGTGAGATGTTCAGTATTGACAGAAAAACACTGTATTGGTGGAGAAAAAGAAGGGAAGAAACTGGAAGCGTAAAGCCAGCCTATGGCTACCAAACAGGTCATAGGAGCAAGATTAAAGACATGGGCAGTTTTTTTAAATTTCTGGAAGATAATCAAGATGTTACGACTGATAAAGTAATTGAAAAATTTGGGAATATGTGCAAAGAGACAGCATACAATTATCTAAAAAAAGCTGGCTATACATATAAAAAAAACCTTTCTTTATCAAGAGAGAGATGA